A DNA window from Pseudomonas resinovorans NBRC 106553 contains the following coding sequences:
- a CDS encoding RND family transporter, which produces MGGIKQDQMPVIRDIADFDAQSGNLLERMVFNHRLPFVAGILLVTLLLGYMALTRLELKPSFEKMIPQGHPYIQNFLENRKALRGLGNSVRVVVENTQGDIFDPAYLDALKQVHDELFLSPGVDRAWMKSLWAPGVRWTEVTEQGFQGGPVMPDGYDGSPASIEQLKQNIARAGIVGSLVASDFKSTMLVVPLLDQAAAGGQGVDYHQFSRDLEDKFRLRFEYAGDRQAQASGEEGQGAIKVRVIGFAKLVGDLIDGLLRVMAFFGLAVVTTFFIILAYTRCLRSSLLVIVCSLLAVVWQLGIVAWLGYALDPYSILVPFLIFAIGVSHAAQKMNGIMQDIALGTHRLVAARYTFRRLFLAGVTALLADAVGFAVLMLIDIPVIQDLAITASIGVAVLILTTLLMMPVALSYVGVGKRAAERALRIDTNAAAHKGFGRVWDFLDRFTEKRWALTTVGLAVALGVAGFMVSHNLQIGDLDAGAPELRPESRYNRDNAYITSHYALSSDLFAVMVKTPAEGCLNYQTLIQADRLAWALQQHPSVQATASLANAVRQITAGTYEGNPKFLSLQRNQDVLNYAAQQASVNTPELFNTDCSVMPVIAFLKDHKAQTLDEVAAIAERFAAENSEPDRQFLLAAGSAGIEAATNIVVRDANRTMLFYVYLAVTLFCLVTFRSWRATLVALLPLVLTSVLCEALMVMMGIGVKVATLPVIALGVGIGVDYALYLLSVQLHYQRQGLPLAAAYKQAVFFTGRVVALVGITLAAGVLPWAWSPIKFQADMGILLTFMFLWNMIGALILIPALSYLLLRKVGKPAQSDEPAEAPLAEPAADAAQSVRVESEQRQPARERT; this is translated from the coding sequence ATGGGTGGCATAAAACAAGATCAGATGCCGGTGATCCGGGATATCGCGGACTTCGATGCGCAGAGCGGCAACCTGCTCGAGCGCATGGTGTTCAACCACCGCCTGCCCTTCGTGGCCGGCATCCTGCTGGTGACGCTGCTGCTGGGCTACATGGCCCTCACGCGGCTGGAGCTCAAACCCAGCTTCGAAAAAATGATTCCCCAGGGTCACCCCTACATCCAGAACTTCCTGGAAAACCGCAAGGCCCTGCGCGGCCTGGGCAACAGCGTGCGGGTGGTGGTGGAAAACACCCAGGGCGACATCTTCGACCCGGCGTACCTCGACGCCCTCAAGCAGGTGCATGACGAGCTGTTCCTCAGCCCCGGCGTCGACCGTGCCTGGATGAAGTCCCTCTGGGCCCCCGGCGTGCGCTGGACCGAGGTGACCGAGCAGGGCTTCCAGGGTGGTCCGGTGATGCCCGACGGCTACGACGGCTCCCCCGCGAGCATCGAGCAGCTCAAGCAGAACATCGCCCGTGCCGGCATAGTCGGCAGCCTGGTGGCCAGCGACTTCAAGTCCACCATGCTGGTGGTGCCGCTGCTGGACCAGGCTGCCGCCGGCGGCCAGGGGGTGGACTACCACCAGTTCTCGCGGGACCTGGAAGACAAGTTCCGCCTGCGTTTCGAATACGCCGGCGACCGCCAGGCCCAGGCCTCGGGCGAGGAGGGGCAGGGTGCCATCAAGGTCCGCGTGATCGGTTTCGCCAAGCTGGTGGGTGACCTGATCGATGGCCTGTTGCGGGTCATGGCCTTCTTCGGCCTGGCCGTGGTCACCACCTTCTTCATCATCCTGGCCTACACCCGCTGCCTGCGCAGCAGCCTGCTGGTGATCGTCTGCTCGTTGCTGGCGGTGGTCTGGCAGCTGGGCATAGTCGCCTGGCTGGGCTACGCGCTGGACCCGTATTCGATCCTGGTGCCTTTCCTGATCTTCGCCATCGGCGTGTCCCACGCGGCGCAGAAGATGAACGGCATCATGCAGGACATCGCCCTGGGTACCCATCGCCTGGTGGCGGCGCGCTACACCTTCCGCCGCCTGTTCCTCGCCGGGGTCACCGCGCTCCTGGCCGACGCCGTGGGCTTCGCGGTGCTGATGCTGATCGACATCCCGGTGATCCAGGACCTGGCCATCACCGCCAGCATCGGCGTGGCCGTGCTGATCCTCACCACCCTGCTGATGATGCCGGTGGCGCTGTCCTATGTCGGCGTCGGCAAGAGGGCCGCCGAGCGCGCCCTGCGCATCGACACCAATGCCGCCGCCCACAAGGGCTTCGGCCGGGTCTGGGACTTCCTCGACCGTTTCACCGAGAAGCGCTGGGCGCTGACCACCGTGGGCCTGGCGGTTGCCCTGGGGGTGGCCGGCTTCATGGTCAGCCACAACCTGCAGATCGGCGACCTCGACGCCGGCGCCCCGGAGCTGCGCCCCGAGTCGCGCTACAACCGCGACAACGCCTACATCACCAGCCACTACGCGCTGTCCAGCGACCTGTTCGCGGTGATGGTGAAGACCCCGGCCGAGGGCTGCCTGAACTACCAGACGCTGATCCAGGCCGATCGCCTGGCCTGGGCCCTGCAGCAGCACCCGAGCGTGCAGGCCACGGCCTCCCTGGCCAATGCGGTGCGGCAGATCACCGCCGGCACCTACGAGGGCAACCCGAAGTTCCTCAGCCTGCAGCGCAACCAGGACGTGCTCAACTACGCCGCCCAGCAGGCCTCGGTGAACACGCCGGAGCTGTTCAACACCGACTGCTCGGTGATGCCGGTGATCGCCTTCCTCAAGGACCACAAGGCACAGACCCTGGATGAGGTGGCGGCCATCGCCGAGCGCTTCGCCGCCGAGAACAGCGAGCCGGACCGCCAGTTCCTGCTGGCCGCCGGCAGCGCGGGGATCGAGGCGGCGACCAACATCGTGGTGCGCGACGCCAACCGCACCATGCTGTTCTACGTCTACCTGGCGGTGACCCTGTTCTGCCTGGTGACCTTCCGCAGCTGGCGCGCAACCCTGGTGGCGCTGCTGCCCCTGGTGCTCACCTCGGTGCTCTGCGAGGCCCTGATGGTGATGATGGGAATCGGCGTGAAGGTGGCCACCCTGCCGGTGATCGCCCTCGGCGTCGGCATAGGCGTGGACTACGCGCTGTACCTGCTCAGCGTGCAGTTGCACTACCAGCGCCAGGGCTTGCCGTTGGCGGCCGCCTACAAGCAGGCGGTGTTCTTCACCGGCCGGGTGGTGGCGCTGGTGGGTATCACCCTGGCTGCCGGCGTGCTGCCCTGGGCCTGGTCGCCCATCAAGTTCCAGGCCGACATGGGCATCCTGCTCACCTTCATGTTCCTCTGGAACATGATCGGCGCGCTGATCCTGATTCCGGCGCTGTCCTACCTGCTGCTGCGCAAGGTCGGCAAGCCCGCGCAATCGGACGAACCCGCCGAGGCGCCACTGGCCGAGCCTGCCGCGGACGCGGCGCAGAGCGTTCGGGTGGAGTCGGAGCAACGACAACCGGCGCGCGAGCGAACTTGA
- a CDS encoding YCF48-related protein: MFTFKFIALGLALAAGSCGAAPLVDVLDLPAQRSELAARGPLLDLAHAGQRLVAVGQRGHILYSDNQGQSWTQAKVPVSSDLNAVQFPTPQQGWAVGHDGVVLHSQDAGATWEKQLDGRQLGRLMLDHYAAREGAEQWLDEGKRIEAEGADKPFLDLWFSDERNGFVVGAFNLIFRTRDGGKSWEPWADRTDNPSGYHLNAIAGDGGQLFIAGEQGLLLRLDDSGERFQALTSPYEGSFFGISVQPGLVLAYGLRGNAYRSNDQGASWSQVKTGLNSAITASASDGQGHLYLFGQTGQALASTDQGASFKPLDIGQPVPVYGALASMDGGLLLVGPRGVSQRTPTQAKQEQE, encoded by the coding sequence ATGTTTACCTTCAAGTTCATCGCCCTGGGCCTGGCCCTGGCGGCCGGCAGCTGTGGCGCCGCGCCCCTGGTGGATGTGCTCGACCTGCCGGCACAGCGCAGCGAGCTCGCGGCACGCGGTCCCTTGCTCGACCTGGCCCACGCCGGCCAGCGACTGGTAGCCGTAGGGCAGCGTGGCCATATTTTGTATTCCGATAATCAGGGCCAGAGCTGGACCCAGGCCAAGGTGCCGGTCAGCTCCGACCTCAATGCCGTGCAGTTCCCCACCCCTCAGCAGGGCTGGGCGGTCGGCCACGATGGCGTGGTGCTGCACAGCCAGGACGCCGGTGCGACCTGGGAGAAGCAACTCGATGGCCGCCAGCTCGGCCGCCTGATGCTGGACCACTACGCCGCCCGCGAGGGTGCCGAGCAATGGCTGGACGAGGGCAAGCGCATCGAGGCCGAAGGCGCCGACAAGCCCTTTCTCGACCTCTGGTTCAGCGACGAGCGCAACGGTTTCGTGGTCGGCGCGTTCAACCTGATCTTCCGCACCCGCGACGGTGGCAAGAGCTGGGAGCCCTGGGCCGACCGCACCGACAACCCGTCCGGCTACCACCTCAACGCCATCGCCGGCGACGGCGGGCAGCTGTTCATCGCCGGGGAGCAGGGCCTGTTGCTGCGCCTGGACGACAGCGGCGAGCGCTTCCAGGCGCTGACCTCGCCCTACGAGGGCAGTTTCTTCGGCATCAGCGTGCAACCCGGCCTGGTGCTGGCCTACGGCCTGCGTGGCAATGCCTACCGCAGCAACGACCAGGGCGCCAGCTGGAGCCAGGTGAAGACCGGGCTGAACAGCGCCATCACCGCGTCCGCCAGCGATGGCCAGGGCCATCTCTACCTGTTCGGCCAGACCGGCCAGGCGCTGGCCAGCACCGACCAGGGCGCCAGCTTCAAACCCCTGGACATCGGCCAGCCGGTGCCCGTCTACGGCGCCCTGGCGAGCATGGACGGCGGTCTGCTGCTTGTAGGGCCGCGCGGCGTCAGCCAGCGCACCCCGACTCAAGCAAAACAAGAACAAGAGTGA
- a CDS encoding YeiH family protein: protein MSATAIATLGSRTRVLLPGVIVSAMVAAAATFLSEHYGAPVMLFALLLGLSVNFLAADGVCKPGIEFTAREVLRAGVALLGMRITLEQIAALGWQPVVMVVVLVVVTILVSIAAARAMGFNALFGLLSGGATAICGASAALALAASLPAHPKKERATLFTVIGVSALSTVAMILYPMIARAFDLTPLDAGIFLGGTIHDVAQVVGAGYSMGPETGDSATVVKLMRVAMLLPVILCAALISRAQGAEPGSKRPPLLPWFAVGFVLLAAINSTGYVPTVVQNLGNDLSRWCLVVAISALGMKTQLRELASVGIKPILLMVGETAFLAALVLAMLHWGF from the coding sequence ATGTCTGCAACTGCAATAGCCACGCTGGGCTCGCGTACCCGGGTACTGCTGCCCGGTGTGATCGTCAGCGCCATGGTCGCCGCGGCGGCCACCTTCCTTTCCGAGCACTACGGTGCGCCGGTGATGCTTTTCGCCCTGTTGCTGGGGCTGTCGGTGAACTTCCTCGCCGCCGATGGCGTGTGCAAGCCGGGCATCGAGTTCACCGCCCGTGAGGTCTTGCGGGCCGGCGTGGCCCTGCTGGGCATGCGCATCACCCTGGAACAGATCGCCGCCCTCGGCTGGCAGCCGGTGGTGATGGTGGTGGTGCTGGTGGTCGTGACCATCCTGGTGTCCATCGCGGCCGCCCGTGCCATGGGCTTCAACGCGCTGTTCGGCCTGCTCAGCGGCGGCGCCACGGCCATCTGCGGAGCCTCGGCGGCCCTGGCCCTGGCGGCCTCGCTGCCGGCGCACCCGAAGAAGGAGCGCGCCACCCTGTTCACCGTGATCGGCGTGTCCGCGCTGTCCACCGTGGCGATGATCCTCTACCCGATGATCGCCCGCGCCTTCGACCTGACACCGCTGGATGCCGGCATCTTCCTCGGCGGCACCATCCATGACGTCGCCCAGGTGGTGGGCGCCGGCTACAGCATGGGCCCCGAGACCGGCGACAGCGCCACCGTGGTCAAGCTGATGCGGGTGGCCATGCTGCTGCCGGTGATCCTTTGTGCCGCACTGATCTCCCGCGCCCAGGGCGCCGAGCCCGGCAGCAAGCGTCCGCCGCTGCTGCCCTGGTTCGCCGTGGGCTTCGTGCTGCTCGCCGCGATCAACAGCACCGGCTATGTCCCGACGGTGGTGCAGAACCTCGGCAATGACCTGTCGCGCTGGTGCCTGGTGGTGGCCATCAGTGCCCTGGGCATGAAGACCCAGCTGCGCGAGCTGGCCTCGGTAGGGATCAAGCCGATCCTGTTGATGGTCGGCGAAACCGCCTTCCTCGCCGCCCTGGTGCTGGCGATGCTGCACTGGGGGTTCTAA
- a CDS encoding DUF1302 domain-containing protein, protein MKYNNNHNLNLRRCLLASAIAAGLGAPTMVQAFEVDTGNPDWQVRFDNTVKYNYGVRTESADKRMLATPNNNDGDYNFRRSGTNITNRVDLLTELDVIHQGNKGFRVSAASWYDKAYDNTGSNSNPFVNGNEAFSRIAGQPGAGNPVLGSPHLSNYAQRYYSGPSGEFLDAFVFYSTEVGEESMFSVKVGQHNVYWGETILNPVHGISYGQSGLDLAKLAAAPGTEAKELFVPRNQISASFTVNPELTLAAQYFLEWDAARLPEAGTYYGSSDLVGFGAQSFLLGHTGGPGLAGPNGTLTSIRRGHDVTPDKRGDWGLMAKWSPEWLDGTLGAYYRRTSEILPQAVLDGTGLSVLGANPLPAGAIANVRQSISTTNYKFAYGDGIDIFGLSLSKDIGGISVASDLNVRHNMPLASIPAIVSATGPFGLANGLGVLPPRDPSSGVVTDLPSSGDSMSATGDTLHWTINGLMAIGDTPLFDSASLLGELYYSNLLKLDSHNEALYKGKSTYRGIDQPTRDNWGLAVNFTPTWFQVFPGVDLSAPMSVNVGLDGVSPVQGGGAENTGNYAVGVGAAIYNQYFVDLKYVDSFGDADKCTNGAEDGSTPNALDAAQRYTCYAGGYSSFSGGGATTEDRGAVYLTFKTTF, encoded by the coding sequence ATGAAGTACAACAATAATCACAACCTGAACCTGCGCAGGTGCCTCCTCGCTTCGGCCATCGCCGCCGGACTGGGTGCGCCGACCATGGTGCAGGCCTTCGAAGTCGATACCGGCAATCCGGACTGGCAGGTGCGCTTCGACAACACCGTGAAGTACAACTACGGCGTTCGCACCGAAAGCGCCGACAAGCGCATGCTCGCTACCCCGAACAACAACGACGGTGACTACAACTTCCGCCGTTCCGGCACCAACATCACCAACCGTGTCGACCTGTTGACCGAGCTGGACGTGATCCACCAGGGCAACAAGGGCTTCCGCGTCAGCGCCGCCAGCTGGTACGACAAGGCCTACGACAACACCGGCTCCAACTCCAACCCCTTCGTCAACGGCAACGAGGCGTTCTCGCGCATCGCCGGCCAGCCCGGCGCCGGCAATCCGGTGCTCGGCAGCCCGCACCTGTCCAACTACGCCCAGCGCTACTACAGCGGCCCGTCCGGCGAATTCCTCGACGCCTTCGTGTTCTACAGCACCGAAGTGGGCGAAGAGTCGATGTTCAGCGTCAAGGTCGGCCAGCACAACGTGTACTGGGGCGAAACCATCCTCAACCCGGTGCATGGCATCAGCTACGGCCAGTCCGGGCTGGACCTGGCCAAGCTCGCCGCAGCGCCCGGCACCGAGGCCAAGGAGCTGTTCGTCCCGCGCAACCAGATTTCCGCCTCCTTCACCGTCAACCCCGAGCTGACCCTGGCCGCCCAGTACTTCCTGGAGTGGGATGCCGCGCGCCTGCCGGAAGCCGGCACCTATTACGGCAGCTCTGACCTGGTGGGCTTCGGCGCCCAGTCCTTCCTCCTCGGCCACACCGGTGGCCCGGGCCTGGCGGGACCGAACGGCACCCTGACCAGCATCCGCCGTGGCCACGACGTCACCCCGGACAAGCGTGGCGACTGGGGCCTGATGGCCAAGTGGTCGCCGGAGTGGCTGGATGGCACCCTCGGCGCCTACTACCGCCGCACCTCGGAAATCCTGCCCCAGGCGGTGCTCGACGGCACCGGGCTGAGCGTGCTCGGCGCCAACCCCCTGCCGGCCGGCGCCATCGCCAACGTGCGCCAGTCCATCAGCACCACCAACTACAAGTTCGCCTACGGCGACGGCATCGACATCTTCGGCCTGAGCCTGTCCAAGGACATCGGCGGGATCAGCGTGGCCAGCGACCTGAACGTCCGCCACAACATGCCCCTGGCGAGCATCCCGGCCATCGTCAGCGCAACCGGCCCCTTCGGCCTGGCCAACGGCCTGGGCGTGCTGCCCCCCCGCGATCCGTCCAGCGGCGTGGTCACCGACCTGCCCAGCAGCGGCGACAGCATGAGCGCCACCGGTGACACCCTGCACTGGACCATCAACGGCCTGATGGCCATTGGCGACACCCCGCTGTTCGACTCGGCCAGCCTGCTGGGCGAGCTCTACTACAGCAACCTGCTCAAGCTCGATAGCCACAACGAGGCGCTCTACAAGGGCAAGAGCACCTACCGCGGCATCGACCAGCCGACCCGCGACAACTGGGGCCTGGCGGTGAACTTCACCCCCACCTGGTTCCAGGTGTTCCCGGGTGTGGACCTGTCGGCACCCATGTCGGTGAACGTCGGCCTGGACGGTGTTTCCCCGGTCCAGGGCGGCGGCGCCGAGAACACCGGCAACTACGCCGTAGGCGTCGGCGCGGCCATCTACAACCAGTACTTCGTCGACCTGAAGTACGTGGACTCTTTCGGCGATGCCGACAAGTGCACCAACGGAGCCGAAGACGGCTCGACACCCAACGCACTGGATGCGGCTCAGCGCTACACCTGCTACGCCGGGGGCTATTCCTCCTTCTCCGGCGGCGGGGCTACCACGGAAGACCGTGGCGCGGTGTACCTGACTTTCAAGACCACCTTCTGA
- a CDS encoding Rieske 2Fe-2S domain-containing protein, with the protein MSRLEVAPEQVPAEGSRSLIRHEGKSLVLFNLGGELYAIDEGCPHNGASLFSGRLNGRLLQCPAHGLRFDLATGCVPGVAGFGVATYAVERQQGHCFIDLSRPRPQESLPCLQLQ; encoded by the coding sequence ATGAGCCGCCTGGAAGTCGCCCCGGAGCAGGTGCCGGCCGAAGGGAGCCGCAGCCTGATCCGCCATGAGGGCAAGTCGCTGGTGCTGTTCAACCTGGGCGGTGAGCTCTACGCCATCGACGAAGGCTGCCCGCACAACGGCGCCTCGTTGTTCAGCGGCCGCCTGAATGGCCGGCTGCTGCAGTGTCCGGCCCATGGCCTGCGCTTCGACCTGGCCACTGGCTGCGTCCCCGGGGTGGCCGGCTTCGGCGTCGCCACCTACGCGGTGGAGCGGCAGCAGGGCCATTGTTTCATCGATCTGTCGCGGCCCCGGCCGCAGGAATCACTCCCATGTCTGCAACTGCAATAG
- a CDS encoding DsbA family oxidoreductase, which translates to MKPLLVEMTFDFICPWCLIGKRNLERVLEKLAASRPDVEVTVRWHGVQLLPDLPADGVPFKDFYLARLGSEAAVQARQEQVREAAYHADVDLDLARIRTMPNTANAHRLLALATGQGSARQVDALLEMLFAAYFQRGEDLGDGEVLLRLARQCGFDPRRLESALFTDGRAFVGTGAAQVSQAVPSFVIDGRLSLAGAQPPWLMLAQFERALQLRPIAEALAS; encoded by the coding sequence GACCTTTGACTTCATCTGCCCGTGGTGCCTGATCGGCAAGCGCAACCTGGAGCGGGTACTGGAAAAACTCGCCGCGAGCCGCCCGGACGTGGAGGTGACCGTGCGCTGGCACGGGGTGCAGCTGCTGCCCGACCTGCCCGCGGACGGTGTGCCCTTCAAGGATTTCTACCTCGCGCGACTGGGTAGCGAGGCTGCGGTGCAGGCTCGCCAGGAGCAGGTGCGCGAGGCCGCCTACCACGCCGATGTGGACCTGGATCTGGCGCGTATCCGCACCATGCCCAACACCGCCAACGCCCACCGCCTGCTGGCCCTGGCCACGGGGCAGGGCAGCGCCCGCCAGGTCGATGCGCTGCTGGAGATGCTGTTCGCCGCCTACTTCCAGCGTGGCGAAGACCTCGGCGACGGTGAGGTGCTGCTGCGCCTGGCGCGGCAATGCGGCTTCGATCCGCGCCGGCTGGAAAGTGCGCTGTTCACCGATGGCCGCGCCTTCGTCGGGACCGGTGCGGCCCAGGTCAGCCAGGCGGTGCCTTCCTTCGTGATCGATGGCCGCCTGTCCCTGGCCGGCGCCCAGCCGCCGTGGCTGATGCTCGCCCAGTTCGAGCGTGCCCTGCAGCTGCGCCCGATCGCCGAAGCCCTGGCGTCATGA
- a CDS encoding DUF1329 domain-containing protein: protein MTFVKTLMAASLAVAFASSAFAAVSPDEAAKLGNSLTLVGAEKAASADGSIPAYDGGLTTPPAGFKSGDSMRPDPFASEKPALVIDGKNVDQYKNLLSVTTVELAKRYPGFRVDVYPTHRTVAMPQPVLDNAVKNATGAKTGNGGLALENVLPGVPFPIPQSGAEAMWNHLLRYQGVTINSKYDSWNVDSAGVATLATTGQAFINYPIYQDMSKPIANTDVYYQMKLYYSGPARRAGEAIMLKDAANAVEQPRRAWQYLPGQRRVKLAPSLAYDTPNPGTAGAGTYDDVFVFNGALDRYDWKLVGKQELIVPYNTYKLTYAQDPKALTTPNHLSPDYVRWEKHRVWVVEGTLKEGARHIYAKRRFYLDEDSWVALASDQYDARGQIYRGSFAFLSQSYDKQVPDTTPFVIYDLVGNSYNINGIVGPHGGIRYIDPLTKAQWAAESLAGAGIR from the coding sequence ATGACCTTCGTGAAAACTCTGATGGCGGCTTCCCTCGCGGTGGCCTTCGCAAGCTCTGCCTTCGCCGCCGTATCGCCTGATGAAGCTGCAAAACTGGGCAACAGCCTGACCCTGGTGGGCGCCGAGAAGGCCGCCAGCGCCGATGGTTCGATCCCCGCCTACGACGGTGGCCTGACCACGCCGCCGGCCGGCTTCAAGTCCGGCGACAGCATGCGTCCGGACCCCTTCGCCAGCGAGAAGCCGGCGCTGGTGATCGATGGCAAGAACGTCGACCAGTACAAGAACCTGCTCAGCGTCACCACCGTTGAGCTGGCCAAGCGTTACCCGGGCTTCCGCGTGGATGTCTACCCCACCCACCGTACCGTGGCCATGCCCCAGCCGGTGCTGGACAACGCGGTGAAGAACGCCACCGGCGCCAAGACCGGCAACGGCGGCCTGGCCCTGGAGAACGTGCTGCCGGGCGTTCCCTTCCCGATCCCGCAGTCGGGCGCCGAAGCCATGTGGAACCATCTGCTGCGCTACCAGGGCGTGACCATCAACTCCAAGTACGACTCCTGGAACGTCGACTCCGCGGGTGTTGCCACCCTGGCCACCACCGGCCAGGCGTTCATCAACTACCCGATCTACCAGGACATGTCGAAGCCGATCGCCAACACCGACGTGTACTACCAGATGAAGCTGTACTACTCGGGTCCGGCCCGTCGCGCCGGCGAGGCGATCATGCTCAAGGATGCCGCCAACGCCGTGGAGCAACCGCGCCGCGCCTGGCAGTACCTGCCTGGCCAGCGTCGCGTGAAGCTGGCGCCGAGCCTGGCCTACGACACCCCGAACCCGGGCACCGCCGGTGCCGGCACCTATGACGACGTGTTCGTCTTCAACGGGGCGCTGGACCGCTACGACTGGAAGCTGGTGGGCAAGCAGGAGCTGATCGTTCCCTACAACACCTACAAGCTGACCTACGCCCAGGACCCGAAAGCCCTGACCACCCCCAACCACCTGTCGCCCGACTACGTACGCTGGGAGAAGCACCGTGTCTGGGTGGTGGAAGGCACTCTGAAAGAGGGCGCCCGCCACATCTACGCCAAGCGCCGCTTCTACCTGGACGAGGACAGCTGGGTGGCCCTGGCTTCCGACCAGTACGACGCCCGTGGGCAGATCTACCGTGGCTCCTTCGCCTTCCTCAGCCAGAGCTACGACAAGCAGGTGCCTGACACCACGCCCTTCGTGATCTACGACCTGGTGGGCAACTCCTACAACATCAACGGCATAGTCGGCCCCCATGGCGGCATCCGTTATATCGACCCGCTGACCAAGGCTCAGTGGGCAGCAGAGTCCCTGGCTGGCGCCGGCATTCGCTGA
- a CDS encoding alpha/beta hydrolase gives MNDNNRATILIVPGLRDHVPEHWQTHLVAELPKVRSVPPLTHDKLSLPARVEAIQRELEAIDGPVILVAHSAGVLMVVHWAARYSRPIKGALLATPPDLDATWPENYPSPESLRANGWTPLPRQPLPFPSLVCSSENDHLASADAVRAMADDWQGSLVQLGRVGHLNPASGYGEWPYAHELIQLLDR, from the coding sequence GTGAACGACAACAACCGCGCAACCATCCTCATTGTCCCGGGCCTGCGGGACCACGTGCCGGAGCACTGGCAGACCCATCTGGTCGCCGAGCTGCCCAAGGTGCGCAGCGTGCCGCCGCTGACTCACGACAAGCTGAGCCTGCCGGCGCGGGTCGAGGCCATCCAGCGCGAGCTGGAAGCCATCGACGGCCCGGTGATCCTGGTCGCCCACAGCGCCGGCGTACTCATGGTGGTGCACTGGGCGGCCCGTTACAGCCGACCGATCAAGGGTGCGCTGCTGGCCACCCCGCCGGATCTGGACGCCACCTGGCCGGAGAACTACCCCAGCCCCGAGTCCCTCAGGGCCAATGGCTGGACACCGCTGCCGCGCCAGCCGCTGCCGTTCCCCAGCCTGGTCTGCTCCAGCGAAAACGACCACCTGGCCAGCGCGGACGCCGTGCGCGCCATGGCAGACGACTGGCAAGGCAGCCTGGTGCAGCTGGGCCGGGTAGGGCACCTCAACCCGGCATCGGGTTACGGCGAATGGCCTTACGCCCATGAGCTGATCCAGTTGCTCGATCGCTGA
- a CDS encoding YhfG family protein → MPAPSLQAKKAYFAKVRQSNYAASLRLEGFDVTPADADRKLPTCEAALDAYRNKQG, encoded by the coding sequence ATGCCAGCCCCGTCCCTACAGGCCAAGAAGGCCTACTTCGCCAAGGTCCGCCAGTCCAACTACGCCGCCAGCCTTCGTCTGGAGGGGTTTGACGTAACGCCGGCCGATGCGGACCGCAAGCTGCCTACCTGCGAAGCGGCGCTGGATGCTTACCGCAACAAGCAAGGCTGA
- a CDS encoding AraC family transcriptional regulator: MVRAAALTNYIEVAQHLGLNPQQMLRQAGLSQALIDNPDQRLPTAAAVSLLEESAKACGCPTFGLRMAESRQLSDFGAISLLLSHQPTLRDALVTIVQYRHLLNESLALYVDQVGKTVVLREEIITDPPVPMRQGMELAIGVLFRMCAALLGSGWRPLAVHFSHDAPPELQLHRRVFGCKLEFGSEFNGIVCQAADLDKANPLADPAMARHALRLVETLPGAAQQSTLNDVRKAIYLLLPMGRATIEQIAQSLGMNVRTLQRRLEESEVTFSDLINDVRRDLVLRYMENPRYSLSRIADLLGYSVASSFTRWFTTQFGMAPAAWRKEHQVKAEE, from the coding sequence ATGGTTCGCGCAGCGGCCCTGACCAACTACATCGAAGTGGCCCAGCACCTGGGCCTCAACCCGCAGCAGATGCTGCGCCAGGCAGGCCTCAGCCAGGCACTGATCGACAACCCCGACCAGCGCCTGCCCACCGCCGCCGCGGTCAGCCTGCTGGAGGAATCCGCCAAGGCCTGCGGCTGCCCCACCTTCGGCCTACGCATGGCCGAGTCCCGCCAGCTCTCGGACTTCGGCGCCATCAGCCTGCTGCTATCGCACCAGCCGACCCTGCGCGATGCCCTGGTAACCATCGTCCAGTACCGTCACCTGCTCAACGAATCCCTGGCGCTTTACGTCGACCAGGTGGGCAAGACCGTGGTGCTGCGCGAAGAGATCATCACCGACCCGCCGGTGCCCATGCGCCAGGGCATGGAGCTGGCCATCGGCGTGCTGTTCCGCATGTGCGCCGCCCTCCTCGGCTCCGGCTGGCGGCCCCTGGCGGTGCACTTCAGCCACGACGCGCCACCCGAACTGCAACTGCATCGGCGGGTGTTCGGCTGCAAGCTGGAGTTCGGCAGCGAATTCAACGGCATCGTCTGCCAGGCCGCCGACCTCGACAAGGCCAACCCCCTGGCCGACCCGGCCATGGCCCGCCACGCACTGCGCCTGGTGGAAACCCTCCCCGGCGCCGCCCAGCAGTCCACCCTCAACGACGTGCGCAAGGCCATCTACCTGCTGCTGCCCATGGGCCGCGCCACCATCGAACAGATCGCCCAGTCCCTCGGCATGAACGTGCGCACCCTGCAACGGCGCCTGGAAGAGAGCGAAGTGACCTTCTCCGACCTGATCAACGACGTGCGCCGCGACCTGGTGCTGCGCTACATGGAGAACCCGCGCTACTCCCTCTCGCGCATCGCCGACCTGCTGGGCTACTCGGTGGCCAGCTCCTTCACCCGCTGGTTCACCACCCAGTTCGGCATGGCCCCGGCGGCCTGGCGCAAGGAGCACCAGGTGAAGGCGGAAGAGTGA